CTGAGGACCCAGGTAATGGGACTGGTTCCCAGCAACATGGAAATCGCCAAGATCGAGTTCGAGGCGTCCCTCGTCGTCATCTACGTGAAGAACTACGACGAGTTCTCCTCCGAGGTCAGCCTCCCCCGTACCCTAGCCCAGACCCTCCGCAGGAGGGTCGACATCAGACCCGACCCCAGCATGCTGGAGGATACCGACTCCGTGGAGAAGAAGATCCGTTCACTGATCCCCGAGTCCGCAGGCATGACCGACATCAACTTCGACGCCAACACCGGCGAGGCTATAGTGGAAGCAATCAACCCCAACGAGGTCGTCGGGGATGAGGGCTCCCTGCTCGCAGCACTCAAGAAGGAGAGCGGATGGAATGTGAAGGTCATCCGTTCCCCGCCTATCCCCTCCAAGACCATCTCGGATGTCAGGGGATACCTGAGGCACGAGGCGGACGACAGGAGCAAGATGCTCAAGCAGGTCGCCAGGAACCTCGTGCGCCCCATAGTCGAGGGAGAACAGTGGATCAGGGTCACCACCATGGGCGGTTTCAGGCAGGTAGGAAGGTCGGCTTCCCTCCTTACCACCAGGAACAGCAGGATTCTCATCGACTGCGGTCTGGACCCCGGATCCGAGGCGACCCCCTATTTCGCCATCCCCGAGGTGCAGCCCCTGGATTCCATCGACGCTGTCGTCATCACCCACGCTCACCTTGACCACTGCGGAACCCTGCCCGCCCTGTTCAAATACGGATACAAAGGACCTGTCTACTGTACCGCACCCACCAGGGACCTGATGGCACTTCTGCAGCTCGACAACATCAAGCTTGCCTTCGGTGAGGCCAAGAAGAACCTGTACACCGAGAAGGACGTGAAGAACGAGATCCTCCACACCATCCCCCTCAAGTACAACGAGACCACCGACATCACTCCCGATGTAAGGCTCACCTTCCACAACGCCGGACATATCCTCGGATCCGCTATCGCTCACTTCCATATCGGTGACGGACTCCACAACATCGCATTCACCGGAGATACCAAGTTCGAGAAGACCTGGCTCTTCAACCCCGCGGTCAACAAATTCCCCAGGTGCGAGACCCTCGTCATCGAATCCACCTACGGAGGGCATAACGACATGCAACCCTCCAGGAAGGACGCCTCCGAACTGCTGGGAGACCTCATCAAGGAGGCCACCTCACACGGAGGAAAGGTGCTCATCCCCGTCTTCGCTGTCGGTCGTTCCCAGGAGGTCATGCTCGTTATCGAGGAACTCGTCAGGACCGAGGCCATCCCCGAGATGCCCGTCTACCTCGACGGTATGATCTGGGAGGCTACCGCCATCCACACCGCCTATCCCGAATACCTCAACAGCTCCCTGAGGACCGAGATATTCCAGAAAGGCAACAACCCCTTCCTCAACCCCATGTTCCACCGTGTCGAGAACGGCGAGATGAGGGAGAGGATCTGCCACAGCCCCGAACCCTGCATCGTGCTCGCCACTGGCGGTATGATGTCCGGAGGACCTGTCCTCGAATACTTCAGGGAATGGGCCGATGATGCCAAGAACTGGCTGCTCTTCGTCGGATATCAGTCCGAGAACTCCCTGGGAAGGACCATCCAGAGGGGAAGGAGCGACATCACCCTGCCTTACAAGGGCAAACCCATCAACATACAGATCAAGATGAACCGTGAGACCGTCGACGGATTCTCCGGTCACTCCGACAGGAAGCAGATGATGAAATTCGTCGGCACCATGGAACCCAAGCCCGACAAGATCATCATCGGACACGGTGAGGACAGGAAATGTTCCGACCTCGCCTCTTCGATCTACAAGAAATTCAACATCCAAACCGTGGCGCCCCAGAACCTGGAGACTGTCAGGCTGAAGTGATAGCATGAGATCGGTTGTCGCCATGACCGGGGCCTCGGGGGCCATCTACGGCATCAGGCTCCTGCAGGAGCTCCCCGGAGAGAAGATCCTAGTCATGTCCGATACCGCCAAGGCCATCATCCCGGAAGAAACACAGTATACGGTGGAACAGGTGGAAGCTCTGGCAGACAGGGTCTACCAGGATTCGGATTTCTTTGCTCCGATTGCTTCCGGTTCCTTCGATTACGACGTATTGTTCGTCATCCCCTGCACCGAATCATCCGTGGCCAAGTTCGCCTGCGGACTCGGCGATAACCTGATCTCCCGCACATTCATGTGCGCGCTGAAGGAGGGCAGGAAGATCGTGCTGGTCACCAGGGAGACGCCGAAGAGCGCCATAATGCTCGAGAACGAACTTAAGCTCGCGAGACTTGGAGTGGTCATCATGGATGCCAACCCCGGATTCTATCCGAAACCCCAGTCGGTGGAAGAGATGGTGGATTTCATCGTCGGACGCTGCCTGTCCCAGGCAGGCATAAAACAGCATCTGTTCAAACCCTGGGGAGAATGACGGAGAGACAGACATGATCTACAGAGATTATCAGGGAGAGAAGGTTTCGATGATGGCATTCGGTGCCATGCGCCTGCCTGTCATCGACGGAGATGATGGAAAGGTAGACGTCCCCGCGGCAGAGGCCTTGGTCGATGCGGCTTACAAAGCGGGTATCAATTACTTCGACACCGCCTGGGGCTACCACATGGGTACCTCCGAGACCGTGATGGGTAAGGCACTGTCCAAATACCCCCGCGACAGCTTCAAACTGTCCACCAAGTTCCCCGGTTACGACCTCAGCAACTTCGGCAAGCACGAGGAGATCTTCGCCAAACAGCTCGAGAAGTGCCAGGTCGATTATTTCGACTTCTATTTCCTTCACAACGTGTGCGAACTCAACATCGACCGCTACATGGACGAGGAGAAATACCACACCGTCGCGTTCTTCAGGAAGATGAAGGAACAGGGGAAGATCAGACACCTCGGTTTCTCTTGCCACGGCTCCCTCGAGGTCATGAAGAGGTTCCTGGAGAAATACGGCGAATTCATGGAATTCGGTATGATTCAGATGAACTACCTGGATTACAACTTCCAGGGCGCAAGGGCCAAACTCGAGCTCCTCAACTCGTACAAGATCCCTGTCTGGGTCATGGAACCCCTCCGCGGCGGCATGCTCGCCAAGATGTCCCCCGAGAACCTGGAGAGGATGAGGAAGTTCCGCCCCGGAGTTGAACCCGTGGAACTCGCTTTCAGATTCCTGCAGTCCCTCCCCGGCGTCACCGCCATCCTCTCGGGAATGACCGAGATGGGTCAGATGGAGGAGAAACTGCGTATCTTCGAGAAGGATGCACCCCTCAGCGAAGAGGAGAAGGCAGCCATGCTCGATATCGCTCAGGGACTCGTCAACGGAAAGGTAGCACCCTGCACCTCCTGCAAGTACTGCCTCTCCCACTGCCCGAAGAAGCTCAACATCCCCTTCCTTTTGGAGAAGTACAACGAGGATGCTCTCACCGGAGGAGGATTCCTTGCCCCCTTCGCCATCAAATCCCTGCCTGCCGACAAGAGGCCCTCCGCCTGCGTCGGATGTAAGTCCTGCGAGAAGGTCTGCCCCCAGCAGATCAAGATCTCAGAGATCCTCAAACCCTTCGGTCAGAAGATGGACGCGGCTCTCGAAGCATTCTTCGGCAAGGAGTAAACCATTCAATCGGGCCGGCCGTTTATAGGTCGGTCCGAACCCTTCATTCTTCCTGCACATTCTTGAGAATCGGATCATCGGGGTCTATCTTGACATACATCCTCTTCATTAGCGGTGTGGCTCGACCTGAGTGATCACGGCCAGAATCATCAGGTAGCCGATAGCTTCCATAGTAATCCCCGATTACAATTGGAATAGGATTTAAGTCACTCGGAATCTGGCTTTTCCTCACCGCCGTCGAAGGAATCCATCATATGTGCCAGATCGCTGTCCGCATAGGCTTCCACCAGGAAACCGCGGCTGTCGGCCCAACGGTCAGTGACCTCGTCGAGGAAATTCTCTGCATATTCCTCCCAGCCCTGACGGTACTCGTCCTCGAGCAGGGTTCCGAGGAGGTCGTCCGACTTGATTCCGTTGAGATCCGCATAGATGCCGGCGAGGGTATGGACGAATTCCTCCTTGGACGGTTCGATGGCAAGATATCTCTCGGAACCGTCGGATTCCTCGGTGATGCGTTTCTTCTCGCGGTCGTAATAGAAACCTTCGCTGCCGGTGATGAGCAGGGCGCCGATGGTGGCACCCACATTGAAAGGTATGCGGCCCTCGATCTTACCGATGCGTTCCCAGGTCTCGGAGAGCTCCTTGTTCAGAGCCTCGGTGTCCTGACTGTCCTCCACCTCCTGCAGCCACGAGGTAATGTTAGCGCAGGAAGGATCCGAGGGATCGTCGCGGACAGACAGGGCCTCCGCATACTCTTCGAGGTCCTTGCATTCCTCCGGAGGGAAGTAGCCTGACGCTTCGAGAATGACAGGCTTTTCGGTATCCTGGGTCTTTCCCTTCAGGAACATGAGGTCGACGAAGAAGGGTCCGTATTCGTAGGTGATCCTGCTGCCCTCGTAGACCTCTATGGATTCGTCCGCCTCCTCGAACACACCGAAATCGGCAGGGCCGATTTTCTTGTCACCCACTCTGAAGCAATGTGAGTTCCTCGCACCCCATCCGGCCATAGCTTGGATTAAAAGATGGAGATCAAGGAAGCTGATGTCCGACGGTACGGAGAACACGCGGAAGGCGGGAGGGGTGATGCCCCTCACCGATGCCCGCAGCCTGTATGCCTTCAGGATATTCACTCCAGGTAGATGGCGGTCCTTCCGGGGGCCGCGACCTTGGATTTTCCGGCCGGATCGTATTTATCCTCGTCGTCGGCACCGTAGATTTCAACGGTAAGTCCGACTTCCGCGGAGATGAAATCCTTGGCGGAAAGCAGGAAGGTCTTCTCGTCGAACTCTGCCTGAGCCTTCTTCGCCTCGAGGTTGCCCCTCTGGAAGTCAATGGCGGTCTTCTTGGCGAAGTCAGACACGGCTTTTCCGTTCTTCTTGAGTTCCTCATCGGCCATGCACTTCTTGGTGAGGTTGGGTACGGAGAGCTCTCCGGCCTCCGCCATGGCGAGGGCGTCCTTCATAATGTTGACCTTCCAGGCGGGGGAGGTGTAGATGACTGCTTTTGTGATATCTCCCTTGGCCAGTTTCCTGATCTCGTTGACATCGGAGATGACGTCCTGCACGAACTCCTCTCCGTATTCCGCTGCGGCGGAGACTCCCTCTGCCTCGGGGAGCTGAGCCTCGGAGACCAGACCCTCGAAGCCTGCCTCCTGCCAGAGTTCCTCGGCTATGTGGGGGGTGACGGGCATCATGGCGTTGATCCAGATGCGGAGGGCCTTCATCAGGGTGGCCCTGTTCTTTCCGCCGCGCCTCTCGTACCAGCGAAGGTCGTTGGCCATGTCGAAGTAGACGACGGTACACATCTGCCTCAGGTCATACTTGTCCATGGCGGCCCTGATCTCGTTGAGATGGGTGTTGAACCTGGAGAGGAGCCACTGGTCGATGGGACCTGCTGGCACATCCTCTTCCGATGCGATAAGGTCCTCGACGGTGGACATGATCTTCTCGAGTTTCTGCTTGTAGGTGAAGACTACATCCTCGTCCCATTCGACATCCACGAACATGGATGCGATGTGTGCGTAGTAGAGCCTCATCGCATCGGCACCGTACTTGGCGACGGCACCGGGGATGGGCTGTGCTCCTCCCTTGGATTTGGAGATCTTGTCCTTGTTCTTACCGGTGACATACCAGTTGACGACGATTCCCTGGGGGTTCATCTCCTCGGGGAGGATGGCCGCGTGGTTCAGCAGGAACACGGGGAAGTGGACGGTCATGTGCTCTTTACCGCCGAGGTTGATGTCTAGGGGGTACCAGTAGAGAACATCCTTCCTGATGTCCTCCACCAGGTCGGCGGGGATGCCGGTGGCGTCGGACACTGCTTTGGCGCTTCCCTCTCCCAGAATGACGTAGTCGAAGAAGGCGGGGGTCATCTGCTCGGTCTTGATCCTTCCGCTGTTGCTGTAAAGCGAGATGAGGTAGAAGATTGGATAGAGTGTGGAATCGGAAATGGCCTCGATGGTCCACTTGGAGTCGAAGGGGAACTTGGTTCCGAGCCAGTTTCCGAGCCTGACGCAGGCCCTCTCCCTGTACCAGTCGAGGACACCCTGCACATTCTCGTAGTAATCGGCAGGATAGATGTTCATCTTCCTGGCGTGCTCTTTGGCAATGGAGGTGAGCTTCTCATCAGCGTAGTTGATGAACCACTGGTCGTCGATCCTCCTGATGTGGACCTGGCGTCCGCACCTGCAGATAACCTCCAGGGTGAGGTCCCTGAAGAGTTCGGCCTCGCCGGCGTCGATCATGGCCTGCTTCATCTTGTCCTTGGCCTCTTCGACGCGGAGTCCGGCGAACTCGCCGCAGACATCCTTCATGCGGCCCATGTGGTAGCCATCCTTGTAGATGGTCTTCTTGGCTTCCTCCATGGCCTCCTTGAATTTCTCGGGGTCTTTGATGTCGGGGATCTTCATCTTGGCGATGATGTCCTTGGCAGGGAAGTCGCCGTAACCCTTGATGGTGATGATGGAAACGGGTTCCACAGCGTCGATGACCTCCTTGGGGATTCCGTAGACGGAGGTCAGGTCGGGGTTGGCCTTTGCTCTCTCCAGGGCATCCCAGTCGGCGGGTGCGTCTGACGGTACGGAAGTTACGAGTCCGGTACCGATGGCGGGGTCTACGAAGTCTGCGGGGAAGACGGGAATCTCCTTGTGGAGCATGGGTGCCCTGCACATGAGTCCGATGAGCTCCTTACCGGCGATGGTTCCGACGGTCTCGACACCGTCGAACTGAAGCTGAAGCTTCTCGGCGCACTGAGGACTGACCACCCACTTCTCTCCGTCCTTCTGGACGATGCTGTATTCGATGTCGGGGCGGGCCCAGAAGCAGACCTGTCCGTAGACAGTCTCGGGCCTGAGAGTGGCCGCCACGAGGAAGAACTTCTTCTCCTCGCACCAGAACTTCAGGAGGGTGTATTCCTGGGTCTCGGCGAGACCTCCCTTGGAGATATCGGTCTCCGAGGGATCGACGGCGACGGGACCGTGCTCGGGGCAGAAGGGAGCGTAATAAGGCTTCTGGATGAGGAGTCCCTTCTCCTTGAGCTTGGTGAACTGCCACTCGATGAACTTCCCGTAGTCGGGATAGAGAGTACAGGTGAACCTCCTCCAGTCGGCGAGGAATCCGAACCTCTTCCAGTAGTCGTTCTGGTATACGCCGTTGAAGAAGTTCACGACGTCCATGGGCTCGGTGAGCTTGTCGACGAGGGCGGGGTCGCAGCCGTTCCTGACCAGGTAGTCCACGGTCTTCTCGTCGTGCTTCTTGATCTTGTTGGCGAGACTGATGCATCCGTTTCCGGTTCCGTGGGTTCCCACAGGGAAGAGGACGTTGTAGCCGGTGGTCCTCTTGTACCTTCCCAGGGCGTCGGCATAGGTATATCCCCTGAGGTGTCCGACATGAAGGTACCCGGTGATTCCGGGATAGGCGAAAATGATCATGAATTTGGGTTTGCCGTCCTTCCTCTCGGACTCGTTCAGTTTAGCGTCGGTCCAGGCTTTCTGCCATTTTGCTTCCATCTCTGCGTAGTCGCGTGCCATCAGGTCACCTTATTACTATACGCGCGTGTAAGAGGAACATATAAAAGTGCTTTATCCTCATCTCTGGGGCATGGACACGGACACCCTGGAGTTCTACGAGACGAATGCGGAGGCCTATGCGGCGGAGAGCCTCACCCACGACGTCTTGGATATCCGGGGCAGGTTCATTGCCAGGCTTCCCAAGGGAGCCCGTATCCTCGATCTCGGATGCGGGTCCGGAAGGGATTCGTTCGCATTCTCCAGGCTCGGGTTCGAGACCGTTCCCGTTGATGGTTCGGAAAATATGTGCAGAGGGGCGGAGAGATACACGGGTCTGCCTGTCAGACACATGAGATTCTCGGAACTCGACTACCGGGCGGAGTTCGACGGCGTATGGGCCTGTGCATCGCTGCTGCATGTGCCTTCGGCGGAGCTTCCGATTGTTTTAAATATGGTCAGACAGGCCCTGCGCACCGTCGGGATCTTCTTCTGCTGTTTCAAGGAAGGGACCTTCGAAGGAGAACGCGACGGACGCTACTACACGGATATGACCTCTGTCAGACTGAAGGAAATGCTCGAGAACTGCGGTTTCTCCGTCATCGATCAGTGGGAGAACACCGCTTTCGAGACGGGAACCCGCTGGGTGAACGCGGTTTCCCGCAGATTGTAACGTCAGTAAGACAGGAGTATGTCAGATTGACCCTTGTC
The sequence above is a segment of the methanogenic archaeon ISO4-H5 genome. Coding sequences within it:
- a CDS encoding SAM-dependent methyltransferase, with protein sequence MDTDTLEFYETNAEAYAAESLTHDVLDIRGRFIARLPKGARILDLGCGSGRDSFAFSRLGFETVPVDGSENMCRGAERYTGLPVRHMRFSELDYRAEFDGVWACASLLHVPSAELPIVLNMVRQALRTVGIFFCCFKEGTFEGERDGRYYTDMTSVRLKEMLENCGFSVIDQWENTAFETGTRWVNAVSRRL
- a CDS encoding leucyl-tRNA synthetase LeuS, which translates into the protein MARDYAEMEAKWQKAWTDAKLNESERKDGKPKFMIIFAYPGITGYLHVGHLRGYTYADALGRYKRTTGYNVLFPVGTHGTGNGCISLANKIKKHDEKTVDYLVRNGCDPALVDKLTEPMDVVNFFNGVYQNDYWKRFGFLADWRRFTCTLYPDYGKFIEWQFTKLKEKGLLIQKPYYAPFCPEHGPVAVDPSETDISKGGLAETQEYTLLKFWCEEKKFFLVAATLRPETVYGQVCFWARPDIEYSIVQKDGEKWVVSPQCAEKLQLQFDGVETVGTIAGKELIGLMCRAPMLHKEIPVFPADFVDPAIGTGLVTSVPSDAPADWDALERAKANPDLTSVYGIPKEVIDAVEPVSIITIKGYGDFPAKDIIAKMKIPDIKDPEKFKEAMEEAKKTIYKDGYHMGRMKDVCGEFAGLRVEEAKDKMKQAMIDAGEAELFRDLTLEVICRCGRQVHIRRIDDQWFINYADEKLTSIAKEHARKMNIYPADYYENVQGVLDWYRERACVRLGNWLGTKFPFDSKWTIEAISDSTLYPIFYLISLYSNSGRIKTEQMTPAFFDYVILGEGSAKAVSDATGIPADLVEDIRKDVLYWYPLDINLGGKEHMTVHFPVFLLNHAAILPEEMNPQGIVVNWYVTGKNKDKISKSKGGAQPIPGAVAKYGADAMRLYYAHIASMFVDVEWDEDVVFTYKQKLEKIMSTVEDLIASEEDVPAGPIDQWLLSRFNTHLNEIRAAMDKYDLRQMCTVVYFDMANDLRWYERRGGKNRATLMKALRIWINAMMPVTPHIAEELWQEAGFEGLVSEAQLPEAEGVSAAAEYGEEFVQDVISDVNEIRKLAKGDITKAVIYTSPAWKVNIMKDALAMAEAGELSVPNLTKKCMADEELKKNGKAVSDFAKKTAIDFQRGNLEAKKAQAEFDEKTFLLSAKDFISAEVGLTVEIYGADDEDKYDPAGKSKVAAPGRTAIYLE
- a CDS encoding universal archaeal KH-domain/beta-lactamase-domain protein, with product MNPDRLFDSLRTQVMGLVPSNMEIAKIEFEASLVVIYVKNYDEFSSEVSLPRTLAQTLRRRVDIRPDPSMLEDTDSVEKKIRSLIPESAGMTDINFDANTGEAIVEAINPNEVVGDEGSLLAALKKESGWNVKVIRSPPIPSKTISDVRGYLRHEADDRSKMLKQVARNLVRPIVEGEQWIRVTTMGGFRQVGRSASLLTTRNSRILIDCGLDPGSEATPYFAIPEVQPLDSIDAVVITHAHLDHCGTLPALFKYGYKGPVYCTAPTRDLMALLQLDNIKLAFGEAKKNLYTEKDVKNEILHTIPLKYNETTDITPDVRLTFHNAGHILGSAIAHFHIGDGLHNIAFTGDTKFEKTWLFNPAVNKFPRCETLVIESTYGGHNDMQPSRKDASELLGDLIKEATSHGGKVLIPVFAVGRSQEVMLVIEELVRTEAIPEMPVYLDGMIWEATAIHTAYPEYLNSSLRTEIFQKGNNPFLNPMFHRVENGEMRERICHSPEPCIVLATGGMMSGGPVLEYFREWADDAKNWLLFVGYQSENSLGRTIQRGRSDITLPYKGKPINIQIKMNRETVDGFSGHSDRKQMMKFVGTMEPKPDKIIIGHGEDRKCSDLASSIYKKFNIQTVAPQNLETVRLK
- a CDS encoding oxidoreductase: MIYRDYQGEKVSMMAFGAMRLPVIDGDDGKVDVPAAEALVDAAYKAGINYFDTAWGYHMGTSETVMGKALSKYPRDSFKLSTKFPGYDLSNFGKHEEIFAKQLEKCQVDYFDFYFLHNVCELNIDRYMDEEKYHTVAFFRKMKEQGKIRHLGFSCHGSLEVMKRFLEKYGEFMEFGMIQMNYLDYNFQGARAKLELLNSYKIPVWVMEPLRGGMLAKMSPENLERMRKFRPGVEPVELAFRFLQSLPGVTAILSGMTEMGQMEEKLRIFEKDAPLSEEEKAAMLDIAQGLVNGKVAPCTSCKYCLSHCPKKLNIPFLLEKYNEDALTGGGFLAPFAIKSLPADKRPSACVGCKSCEKVCPQQIKISEILKPFGQKMDAALEAFFGKE
- a CDS encoding 3-octaprenyl-4-hydroxybenzoate carboxy-lyase, producing the protein MTGASGAIYGIRLLQELPGEKILVMSDTAKAIIPEETQYTVEQVEALADRVYQDSDFFAPIASGSFDYDVLFVIPCTESSVAKFACGLGDNLISRTFMCALKEGRKIVLVTRETPKSAIMLENELKLARLGVVIMDANPGFYPKPQSVEEMVDFIVGRCLSQAGIKQHLFKPWGE